The nucleotide sequence AGTGAACCCATGGGCGCCGAAACCCACCTGCACGTGCGCACCGCCGCTCACACGGTGATCGCCCGGGTTCATGCCGATGCGCGTTTCAATGCTGGAACCAGCCAACCCCTGTTTGTCGATCTCGCGAAACTGCACGCCTTCGACGCGGCCACCGAGCAGGCAATCCGCGCGACGCCGTGAGTCGGCTTGACCGGACCTAACCGGACCTAAACCGCCACCGCCTGGCGCGGGGTCATCGCCGGAGCGGACGGTGTCAGCACATGACCTTTGACCAGGCTGCGCTGCGTGTCCTCACCAAACCGTTGGTCCCGCCCCTGCACTTTGGCGGCGAGCCGTTCGACCGCATACATCGCCACGATCTCGCTGCGATCGTCGATCTGTTGACAACCGGAGTCAGACGTTTCCAAGCACACCACCGTAACGTCCTTGGCCAACACGTCCTGCGCAATCGCGGCCGCGCCCCGACCACCGCAAACGACTGCCTCGGGGCGGTGCCGATGCCACCAGGCGAGCAGATCGCCGTGGGCGTCCTCGCGACAACCCAACACGCACTGCGGCACGTCGCGCAGACATTCGCCGTCGTGCTGAAAACTCAAATACCGACTGCGAACCAGCCCGCCCGAGGCGGCGTCAAAGGCGGGATCCAGCACCAATCCGATGTTGGCTGCTCCCGCTTGATCGAGCCACGACAGCGCGATTTCGAGATTGTGATAATAATCGCCGCAAACGACGTCGAGCCACTCGCCGGCGCGATAATCCCCGAGCGCCATGGTGCAAAATCGCCCGCGCAAGGTCTCGAACAACTCCGGTCGCATCGCTCCCGCCACCGGACACATCACGCCCTCAATGCCGCGCGCCCGCAAGATCTCCGCCAAGCGCGCCGGTCGCAATCCCGGCTCCGCCGCCCACAGATCGGTCAGCACGTAACCGAGCGCCGCCGCCCGTTGCCGCGCCGCCGCGTAGACCTTGATGCCCTCCGGGTCACGGCGCCAAAAATCCCGGGTGGGTTCCTGGTTCAACCACGCCAACGGCAACGAGCCGCCCGCCTGCGTTTTCTCCGTGCGCAAAAATGCCAGATTGCGGGCCGCCGCGTTGGGCCGGTAGCCCATGCTGGCCGCCGTTTCCTGAATGCGACGCCGCGTCGCCAGCGGGATGGACGGAGCGTCTTTGAGCGCAAGGCAGATGGTGCTGGGGTGCACCTTGCACGCCATGGCCACGTCTCGCTGAGTCACTGGGGATAGGGATAACATGAATCTGCTGGTTAATGGGGTGAGTGCACTCTACGCTTTTTTACTGCTGCACTGAATAGGTTCAGTGGGATAAGACATGTGTTTTTAGGTAAGACCCCGCTCATGACCCACGTCATCGATCACACCATCAAAACCCGGTTGCTGTTGCGGCCGATTCGCTCCCATTTGGGCACCATCCGCCTGGCCGGCGTCAATCAGGGCGGCGTCGGGGTCGGCATGGCGCCGGAACCGTTGCGCACCTTGTCGTGCTACACCTTCAACCTCATCCTCAACGGCCACGGATTTTACCGCGAAGCCGACGATCGGCTCACCCCGCTGCAACGCGGCGACATCGCGTTTTCCTTCGCCCATGTGCCCCACGGCTACGGCACGGTGGGCGACGCGCATTGGGATGAACTGTGGTTCGAGTTTGAAGGGCCGGTCTTCGATCTGATGCGCCAGACCGGCTTGCTCGATCCCGCCCAACCCATCCATCGCACCGGCGACAGCGACGCGTGGTTTCGGCGCTTGTTTCGCATCATCCCGCCATCCCATCTGCGCCAACGCACGCCCCCGCAGGTCATCGTGTCGCGCTTCGTATCCGTGCTCACCGAGATCCTCGCCGATCAGGAAACGCCCGAAGAACCCGACAATCCCACCGATGATTGGGTCAACCGCGCGTGTGAGATGCTGGGGCACCTCGACGAGAGTCCGGTGCCAACCCCCGCCGATGTCGCCCGCAAACTCGGCATGTCCTACGAAACGTTTCGCAAACGGTTTCGCGCCAAGGTCGGTTTCTCGCCGGGCCAGTTCCAACTCGATGCCCGCATCGACCGCGCCGCCGCATTGCTCCATCAGGGGCGGTTGCAGATCAAGGAAATCGCCGCGCACCTCGAGTTCTGCGATGAGTTCCATTTTTCCCGCAGCTTCAAACGCCGCTTCGGCACGTCGCCGCGTGAATTCCGTCGTCGCATTCTCGGACGTTGAGCTTCGTCAACCGACGCCCTCAATCGATTGAGCCGTCGGTTCCTTGAGCCACCGCGTCGCCTCTGCCCTCGTCACCCCACCGCATGCCGACCTCCGATCTGAACTTCTCCCTGCGTCACGCCACCTTCGAGTTCGGGTGGAACCTGACGACCGATCGCGCGCGGCTCACGCGCCGCCAAGACGCGTCCGCCGTGGTGTGGGAGGGCACATTGTTGCCCCTATTCTGGCTGCAATCCAAGGACGGGACGCGCCGTGCGATCAAAGCCACCGCGGCGGCGGAAACGACCGAGCTGCACGCCACCGGTGGTCGGATCGGGCTCGCGCTCGCGGACCTCGGCACCGGGCAATTGACCGTCGCCGTCGATGCCGATCGCGGCGGGCTCCGTTTCGAAAATCTCACCCTCAACTGGGCGCCCGATCAGTCGGCTCCCGCGATCATTTCGATCCACTACGGTGCGGATATCCTCACGCCGGAGCAGCGTCTGGCCGCGCCGACTTTGGCGCGACCGTTCTGGCCCAATTGGCGCGCCGAGGGTTTCGGGCTGCCGGGGGCCAAGACCGCGCCCATGCAGAGCTTTTTCCGCAGTTGGGATTTTGGGCAGGCCGACATCGCGCTCGGC is from Synoicihabitans lomoniglobus and encodes:
- a CDS encoding helix-turn-helix domain-containing protein, which gives rise to MLSLSPVTQRDVAMACKVHPSTICLALKDAPSIPLATRRRIQETAASMGYRPNAAARNLAFLRTEKTQAGGSLPLAWLNQEPTRDFWRRDPEGIKVYAAARQRAAALGYVLTDLWAAEPGLRPARLAEILRARGIEGVMCPVAGAMRPELFETLRGRFCTMALGDYRAGEWLDVVCGDYYHNLEIALSWLDQAGAANIGLVLDPAFDAASGGLVRSRYLSFQHDGECLRDVPQCVLGCREDAHGDLLAWWHRHRPEAVVCGGRGAAAIAQDVLAKDVTVVCLETSDSGCQQIDDRSEIVAMYAVERLAAKVQGRDQRFGEDTQRSLVKGHVLTPSAPAMTPRQAVAV
- a CDS encoding helix-turn-helix domain-containing protein; amino-acid sequence: MTHVIDHTIKTRLLLRPIRSHLGTIRLAGVNQGGVGVGMAPEPLRTLSCYTFNLILNGHGFYREADDRLTPLQRGDIAFSFAHVPHGYGTVGDAHWDELWFEFEGPVFDLMRQTGLLDPAQPIHRTGDSDAWFRRLFRIIPPSHLRQRTPPQVIVSRFVSVLTEILADQETPEEPDNPTDDWVNRACEMLGHLDESPVPTPADVARKLGMSYETFRKRFRAKVGFSPGQFQLDARIDRAAALLHQGRLQIKEIAAHLEFCDEFHFSRSFKRRFGTSPREFRRRILGR